From the genome of Fimbriimonadaceae bacterium, one region includes:
- a CDS encoding 1-acyl-sn-glycerol-3-phosphate acyltransferase encodes MSDLPHHSRFFLRFGLGLAKFAGWLLLTVFGPFHTTGKYRVPKSGGLLILSNHLADLDPVAVQVSCPRPIYFMAKSELFEMGLLGKILGWFKAFPVKRGEPDRNALKKAIEYLKEGKAVCVFPEGELSESGDLLPLKPGVALLVRQSGCQVICLGLRNTNKIMPYGKLIPRPAFSKVSADWGEPHSFDKKSEVDEIMGWAEGQLRSLTGQEL; translated from the coding sequence ATGAGTGATTTGCCCCATCATTCTCGATTCTTTCTGAGGTTTGGTCTCGGCCTTGCCAAGTTTGCCGGATGGCTTCTTCTGACCGTGTTTGGTCCCTTCCACACAACGGGAAAGTACCGCGTTCCAAAATCGGGAGGGCTGCTCATCCTCTCAAACCATCTTGCCGATCTCGACCCGGTCGCCGTTCAGGTTTCTTGCCCGCGTCCCATCTACTTCATGGCAAAGTCTGAGCTGTTTGAAATGGGTCTGCTCGGCAAAATTTTGGGGTGGTTTAAGGCTTTTCCTGTCAAGCGCGGTGAGCCAGATCGAAACGCGCTGAAAAAGGCGATTGAGTACCTCAAGGAAGGAAAAGCTGTTTGCGTTTTCCCCGAAGGCGAGCTCAGCGAATCGGGTGACTTGCTGCCGCTAAAGCCTGGGGTCGCGCTCTTGGTTCGGCAATCGGGCTGTCAAGTGATCTGCTTGGGGCTGAGGAACACGAACAAGATCATGCCATACGGAAAGCTGATCCCTCGTCCAGCCTTTTCAAAGGTGTCGGCAGACTGGGGAGAACCTCACTCCTTCGATAAAAAGTCCGAAGTCGATGAGATTATGGGTTGGGCGGAAGGCCAGCTTCGGAGCCTGACGGGGCAAGAGTTGTAA
- the purN gene encoding phosphoribosylglycinamide formyltransferase encodes MRKARLGILVGMKGRGSNMRAIAEACRDGKINAEVAVVITQAEGTPAVETAQALGLPIAIISHKLENYGVQLKDALTSAGVDIVCLAGFMRLLPNEVLEAYENRVLNIHPALLPKFGGKGMWGMHVHEAVVAARESISGCSVHYVTEHYDEGQVILQLQTELETTDTPEDVAAKVLKLEHQAYPMAIQKVWERIHE; translated from the coding sequence ATGCGCAAGGCACGGCTTGGGATATTGGTTGGGATGAAGGGGCGCGGCTCAAACATGAGAGCCATCGCGGAGGCTTGTCGCGACGGCAAGATCAACGCCGAGGTGGCAGTAGTGATCACGCAAGCTGAAGGCACACCCGCAGTAGAAACCGCCCAGGCGCTTGGATTGCCTATAGCGATCATTAGTCACAAGTTAGAGAACTACGGAGTCCAGCTTAAGGACGCCCTAACATCAGCGGGAGTTGACATCGTGTGTCTTGCTGGGTTTATGCGTCTGTTGCCTAACGAAGTTCTCGAAGCTTATGAAAATAGAGTTCTGAACATTCACCCTGCCCTACTCCCGAAATTCGGAGGAAAGGGAATGTGGGGAATGCACGTGCATGAGGCCGTGGTTGCCGCAAGGGAGTCCATTTCAGGGTGTAGCGTTCACTATGTAACCGAGCATTACGACGAAGGGCAGGTCATTCTTCAACTTCAGACCGAGCTCGAAACGACCGATACACCGGAAGACGTCGCTGCGAAGGTTTTGAAGCTTGAGCACCAGGCGTATCCAATGGCGATCCAGAAAGTTTGGGAGAGGATCCATGAGTGA
- a CDS encoding TfoX/Sxy family protein, protein MHSDLELVEHLRDLLVGRPGLIEKKMFGGACFHLNGNICCGVYKSWLIARVGLEAAARLLQEPGCTPMDITGKPMRGWVKLEKEQWQNPAIRERYVDRSFEFVSTLPSK, encoded by the coding sequence ATGCATTCGGACTTAGAATTGGTGGAACATCTGCGCGACTTACTTGTTGGGCGGCCCGGCCTTATCGAGAAGAAGATGTTTGGCGGAGCTTGCTTCCACCTGAATGGCAATATCTGCTGCGGAGTGTACAAGTCTTGGCTCATCGCCAGGGTGGGGTTAGAGGCCGCCGCAAGGCTTCTCCAGGAGCCCGGTTGCACTCCAATGGACATTACAGGCAAGCCGATGAGGGGCTGGGTGAAGTTGGAGAAGGAGCAGTGGCAGAACCCAGCTATACGAGAACGGTACGTGGATCGGAGCTTTGAGTTTGTTTCCACTCTTCCGTCGAAGTAA
- a CDS encoding VOC family protein, with product MSENTNAQIMPMLQVDSVDQARAFYVDVLGFDHYMGIVAEDGQLDFVSVHLGGGKIMLTRAEKPLNGATPPVQLYFQVADVNAYHETIKAKGIEVSPLEDMWWGDRLFIVTDPSGYKLWFYQTVAEPAPPEGMKIV from the coding sequence ATGAGTGAAAACACAAATGCGCAGATTATGCCGATGCTCCAGGTCGATTCCGTTGATCAGGCGCGGGCGTTCTATGTCGATGTCCTGGGATTCGATCATTACATGGGCATTGTTGCCGAAGATGGGCAACTTGACTTCGTTTCGGTACACCTCGGAGGCGGCAAGATCATGCTGACCCGTGCCGAGAAGCCACTCAATGGAGCGACGCCACCGGTGCAGCTTTACTTCCAGGTGGCCGACGTCAACGCCTACCACGAAACTATCAAGGCGAAAGGCATTGAAGTCTCTCCACTGGAAGACATGTGGTGGGGAGATCGCCTGTTCATCGTCACCGACCCGTCCGGCTACAAGCTCTGGTTCTATCAGACAGTGGCCGAACCAGCCCCGCCGGAAGGCATGAAGATCGTTTGA
- a CDS encoding DPP IV N-terminal domain-containing protein has product MRRVPAICITSLIFIGGLSALISAQQRLPDMPRYDRYQNLNKWISETYKAGNVAVTWNEDGTFFTFRKDDKLYRFDVATKAVTETEKAASSGRPTGRNGRNLGQRDRGRQFAVAYSADGEWTAKYKDRNLYLANKAGIETQITTDGSVENRIKNAVASWVYGEELNVTEAMWFSPDSKKLAFYRFDESEVQDYFLAMSVTKVQNALDVEAYPKAGAPNPKAEIIMYDLATKKFTKIDKDFDSGAGPDLGHYVYAVRWSPDGKELLFNRTNRKQNTMEFCAANPDTGKCRVIVRETQPQSWTDNSPSITWLDPQPGKPQRFIWVSERNGFDNYYMGDMSGAPLKPITQHKFEVGGIVRVDEKGGVLFYNARSAPNPYLMQLHRIGLDGKNDKRLTDPTMSHQVSLQPGGEFFVDSMQNMSSPPKTVVCDSSGKVLHVLSESDISEFAKRGFKPAQRFKFMANDGKTELYGKYWLPSDFDPKQKYPMLLTTYAGPDSGGGTERFETPPSTTEFGFVVVSIDGRGTQGRGKAFKDALYGKLGIVEIDDQASGMMAMSEQFPWADGKRVGVYGTSYGGYTTVMCLLRYPDVFHVGVASSAVTAWYNYDTIYTERYQGLPWENENKAGYEAGSAMTYTNNLKGRLLLFYGTADNNVHPSNSYQLAKELRRANKSFDMMAGPDEGHAFVGTGKMLEYFVENLIFSTPKADAKEFKAMWKAAKKK; this is encoded by the coding sequence ATGCGACGTGTACCTGCGATCTGCATCACTTCACTCATTTTCATTGGCGGGCTCTCCGCCCTCATCTCTGCGCAACAGCGCCTCCCAGATATGCCCCGATACGACCGATACCAAAACCTCAACAAGTGGATTTCCGAGACTTATAAGGCAGGCAATGTTGCCGTCACATGGAACGAAGACGGAACCTTCTTCACCTTCCGAAAGGACGACAAACTCTACCGTTTCGACGTGGCAACGAAGGCCGTCACCGAAACCGAGAAAGCCGCAAGCTCAGGCCGTCCAACCGGACGAAATGGCCGCAATCTAGGGCAGAGAGATCGCGGGCGGCAGTTTGCTGTTGCCTATTCCGCAGATGGAGAATGGACGGCAAAGTACAAGGATCGCAATCTGTATCTCGCCAATAAGGCTGGTATCGAAACCCAGATCACCACCGACGGAAGTGTCGAGAACCGCATCAAGAATGCGGTTGCAAGCTGGGTGTACGGCGAAGAGCTCAACGTCACCGAGGCGATGTGGTTCTCGCCGGACAGTAAAAAGCTCGCATTCTACAGGTTCGATGAAAGCGAAGTTCAAGATTACTTCTTGGCGATGAGCGTGACGAAGGTGCAGAACGCGCTTGACGTTGAAGCGTATCCCAAGGCGGGAGCGCCCAATCCCAAGGCTGAGATCATCATGTATGACCTCGCCACCAAGAAGTTCACCAAGATCGACAAGGACTTCGATAGTGGAGCTGGCCCAGACCTCGGACACTACGTTTATGCCGTTCGCTGGTCGCCCGATGGGAAGGAACTCCTTTTCAATCGCACCAATCGCAAGCAGAACACGATGGAGTTTTGTGCTGCGAACCCCGATACGGGTAAGTGCCGCGTCATCGTCCGTGAAACCCAGCCGCAAAGCTGGACCGACAACTCCCCCTCGATCACCTGGCTGGACCCCCAGCCTGGCAAACCTCAGCGATTCATCTGGGTATCCGAACGCAACGGATTTGACAACTACTACATGGGCGACATGAGCGGAGCGCCACTCAAGCCGATCACACAACACAAGTTCGAAGTCGGTGGGATCGTCCGTGTGGACGAAAAGGGTGGAGTGCTTTTCTACAACGCCCGCAGCGCACCGAACCCCTATCTCATGCAGCTTCACCGGATCGGCCTTGACGGTAAGAACGACAAACGTCTGACCGATCCGACGATGAGCCATCAGGTCAGCCTTCAGCCCGGCGGCGAGTTCTTCGTTGACTCGATGCAAAATATGTCGTCGCCACCTAAAACCGTCGTGTGTGATTCGAGTGGGAAAGTGCTTCATGTGCTCAGCGAGAGCGATATCTCGGAGTTTGCCAAGCGCGGCTTTAAGCCCGCTCAACGCTTCAAGTTCATGGCGAACGACGGCAAGACCGAACTATATGGCAAGTATTGGCTCCCATCCGACTTCGACCCTAAACAGAAGTATCCGATGTTGCTCACAACGTACGCAGGCCCCGATTCCGGCGGGGGTACCGAAAGATTCGAAACACCGCCGTCAACAACGGAATTTGGCTTTGTCGTCGTGTCGATCGACGGACGGGGTACCCAGGGACGAGGCAAGGCTTTCAAAGACGCCCTGTACGGCAAGCTTGGCATCGTTGAGATCGACGATCAGGCCAGTGGAATGATGGCGATGAGCGAGCAGTTTCCGTGGGCGGATGGCAAGCGAGTTGGGGTTTATGGCACGTCGTACGGCGGCTACACGACCGTGATGTGTCTTCTCCGCTATCCAGATGTCTTCCACGTGGGCGTCGCAAGCTCTGCCGTCACCGCTTGGTACAACTACGACACGATTTACACTGAGCGTTATCAGGGCCTTCCTTGGGAGAATGAGAACAAGGCAGGCTATGAGGCCGGTTCAGCGATGACCTATACAAACAACCTGAAAGGCCGCCTGCTGCTGTTTTATGGAACAGCAGATAACAATGTCCACCCATCAAATTCGTATCAGCTTGCGAAGGAGCTGCGCCGAGCCAACAAGAGCTTCGATATGATGGCAGGCCCCGATGAGGGGCATGCGTTTGTGGGGACAGGAAAGATGCTTGAATACTTCGTCGAGAACCTAATCTTCAGCACACCAAAGGCTGACGCGAAGGAGTTCAAAGCGATGTGGAAAGCGGCGAAGAAGAAGTGA
- a CDS encoding class I SAM-dependent methyltransferase, translating to MASFGPVAPFYDDLMRQVPYRMWVGYYLLLLSIQDVKPKRMLDVCCGTGTLCEMLTNENFQLEGFDLSAEMIEQARRKAAHKGLNIRYEVMDAAVADMGKQYDAAFSFFDSLNYIYDPVQLRKAIIQVGKHIRPGGSFIFDVNTEFAFTENMFDQRELSKRAKVRYDWKSQYDKVTKIVKVDMTFWYQGEPYYETHIQRAYSDAELRGMLYEAGFEKVQAYHSYTLEKPRKNSDRLHYTAIKT from the coding sequence GTGGCGAGTTTCGGGCCTGTAGCGCCGTTCTATGACGATCTGATGCGGCAGGTTCCGTATCGGATGTGGGTGGGCTATTATCTCCTCCTGCTGAGCATCCAGGACGTCAAGCCAAAACGGATGCTTGATGTTTGTTGCGGCACAGGAACGCTGTGCGAAATGCTCACGAACGAGAACTTCCAGCTTGAAGGCTTTGACCTGAGCGCCGAGATGATTGAGCAAGCTCGACGCAAAGCCGCGCACAAAGGCCTCAACATTCGATACGAAGTTATGGACGCGGCAGTTGCCGACATGGGCAAGCAGTACGATGCCGCATTCTCGTTCTTCGACAGTCTCAATTACATTTACGATCCGGTGCAGCTGCGCAAAGCCATCATCCAAGTCGGGAAGCACATCCGACCCGGCGGATCGTTCATCTTCGATGTCAATACGGAATTTGCATTCACGGAGAACATGTTCGATCAGCGCGAGCTTAGCAAGAGGGCAAAAGTTCGGTATGACTGGAAATCTCAGTACGACAAAGTCACAAAGATTGTGAAGGTAGACATGACCTTTTGGTATCAGGGTGAGCCGTATTATGAGACTCACATCCAGCGAGCCTACAGCGACGCTGAGCTTAGGGGCATGCTATACGAAGCGGGCTTCGAAAAGGTGCAGGCGTACCATTCGTATACACTCGAAAAGCCACGAAAAAACAGCGACAGGCTGCACTATACAGCGATCAAGACTTGA
- a CDS encoding amidase, with amino-acid sequence MDLLTRKEFLISSLLAATSAAMPATQENQTPNPTDITVDDLKVYEKMIGITFTDEERQSILNDVRRARASMNAMRRTEIPYTVEPALIQTPLGGGTQAGAKISAKPTRAKKLDLKSMSDEDIAFSSVRELGELVRTKQLSPVRLTEIYLARLKEYGPKLLNVISLLEDRARASAKQAEAEIKAGKYRGPLHGLPYALKDLFATKGDLTTWGAGPYKDQKFDYDAEVVNRLEKAGAILIMKSSLGALAMNDVWFGGKTKNPWNPARGSSGSSAGSASSTAAGLVAFSIGTETYGSILSPSNECRVTGLRPSYGRVSRAGGMALSWTMDKVGPICREVEDCALVLGAIAGSDPNDPSAVDRPYSWPKTIDPKKVKLGVLSRKGSDGKPNPLDENDAAIKILRECGFDPKPVSITAMGPGIDMIINVECASAFDELTRSQRIYDLKDSAWPGIFRAARYVPAVEYVQAQRLRRMFMDQFDQEFGDFDAVMGTGIGQNLIQTNYTGHPQILIPFGDDGKGISVSRSFVGRLYQEDMLCAITKVFQDKAGFLSRRPDLSKL; translated from the coding sequence ATGGATTTACTAACCCGCAAAGAGTTTCTAATCTCTTCGTTGCTCGCCGCTACGTCGGCGGCTATGCCTGCAACACAAGAGAACCAGACTCCAAACCCAACCGACATCACCGTCGATGATCTCAAAGTCTACGAAAAAATGATCGGCATTACGTTCACCGACGAGGAGCGCCAGTCGATCCTAAATGATGTAAGACGGGCTCGTGCAAGCATGAATGCAATGCGCCGAACGGAGATTCCGTACACCGTTGAACCGGCTCTCATCCAAACGCCTCTCGGTGGTGGCACACAAGCCGGAGCGAAGATCAGCGCAAAGCCAACCCGGGCGAAGAAGCTCGATCTCAAGTCCATGTCCGACGAAGACATCGCCTTTTCTTCGGTGCGCGAGTTGGGAGAACTCGTCCGCACCAAACAGCTTTCACCAGTTAGGCTCACCGAGATTTACCTCGCCAGACTGAAAGAGTACGGGCCAAAGCTCCTCAACGTCATCTCGCTCCTCGAAGACCGTGCCAGGGCATCTGCCAAACAAGCCGAGGCGGAGATCAAAGCCGGAAAATACCGTGGCCCCTTGCACGGACTTCCTTACGCCCTCAAAGACCTCTTCGCCACCAAAGGCGACCTCACAACATGGGGAGCCGGACCCTACAAAGACCAGAAGTTTGATTACGATGCGGAGGTCGTGAACCGGCTGGAAAAGGCAGGAGCTATTCTCATCATGAAGTCGAGTCTCGGCGCACTCGCAATGAACGATGTATGGTTCGGTGGCAAGACCAAAAACCCGTGGAATCCGGCTCGAGGCTCCAGCGGTTCGAGCGCCGGGTCTGCGTCTTCGACCGCAGCTGGGCTGGTCGCCTTCTCTATAGGAACCGAAACTTACGGCAGTATCTTGAGCCCATCGAACGAGTGCCGGGTAACCGGCCTGCGCCCGAGCTATGGTCGCGTCAGCCGAGCCGGAGGCATGGCTTTGAGCTGGACCATGGACAAGGTTGGCCCGATATGCCGAGAGGTCGAGGACTGTGCCCTTGTCCTCGGCGCGATCGCCGGCTCCGATCCGAATGACCCTTCTGCCGTAGATCGCCCGTATTCCTGGCCCAAAACCATCGATCCCAAAAAGGTCAAGCTTGGCGTCCTATCTCGCAAAGGCAGCGATGGGAAGCCCAACCCCCTTGACGAGAACGATGCCGCGATCAAGATTCTGCGCGAGTGCGGATTCGATCCCAAGCCTGTCTCGATCACGGCAATGGGGCCAGGAATCGACATGATCATCAACGTTGAGTGCGCCAGCGCATTCGACGAGCTGACGCGCTCGCAAAGGATCTATGACCTGAAAGACTCGGCATGGCCCGGCATCTTCAGAGCGGCACGTTATGTTCCGGCGGTCGAGTATGTGCAGGCCCAACGCTTGCGACGGATGTTTATGGACCAGTTCGACCAAGAGTTCGGAGATTTCGACGCCGTCATGGGAACCGGCATAGGTCAAAACCTCATTCAAACCAACTACACTGGACATCCGCAAATCCTCATCCCATTCGGAGATGACGGCAAAGGCATTTCGGTGAGTCGCAGCTTCGTGGGAAGGTTGTATCAGGAAGACATGCTGTGTGCAATCACCAAGGTTTTTCAGGATAAAGCCGGGTTCCTGAGCAGGCGACCAGACCTAAGCAAGCTCTGA
- a CDS encoding glycosyltransferase family 2 protein, with the protein MWLAWALAVVYAYLLGIAATNRLLMRKPGQSPTIEPRFSVLIPARNEEANLRRLLPRLIEQGVSVYVFDDESEDETARVARELGAKVIQPREPLPEGWTGKNRACHELAKVAAEDSPFEWFLFLDADTLPLPSFTSHLNWLIENLGGRAKMISGFPTMLPGAGIEPLYLSWVPWVLLAMSPFGLVSRSGIGHAKFTNGQFGLWHSPTYFEVNPNERLRDKVLEDVLIGRLMAKEGRRVEIVDLSQTLQVEMYETYREALDGMSKNTYQITGSTVGTVWLAFCFLAVGWGWLFTPLPWLYFLIGMLVASKFITDSIVRGPWWLFPFIPITCTLAAYTCLRSLMWHKKGVTTWKG; encoded by the coding sequence ATGTGGTTGGCGTGGGCGCTTGCGGTTGTTTATGCCTATTTGCTTGGCATAGCCGCGACAAACCGGCTCTTGATGCGCAAGCCAGGACAATCTCCTACCATCGAACCCCGATTTTCCGTCCTCATCCCTGCACGTAACGAAGAGGCTAACCTTCGGCGACTGTTGCCACGACTGATCGAGCAGGGCGTTTCCGTATACGTTTTTGACGATGAATCAGAGGATGAAACGGCGAGGGTAGCTCGTGAGCTTGGCGCCAAAGTGATTCAGCCTCGCGAGCCGCTGCCCGAAGGCTGGACCGGCAAAAACCGAGCTTGCCATGAGTTAGCTAAAGTCGCCGCCGAGGATAGTCCGTTTGAGTGGTTCCTTTTTCTGGATGCCGATACGTTGCCGCTTCCGAGCTTTACGAGCCATCTGAACTGGCTCATTGAGAACCTTGGAGGTCGGGCGAAGATGATCTCGGGCTTCCCGACCATGCTCCCTGGGGCAGGGATTGAGCCGCTTTATCTGAGTTGGGTGCCCTGGGTTCTGCTTGCGATGAGCCCGTTTGGACTCGTTTCGCGGTCGGGCATTGGGCACGCGAAGTTTACGAATGGACAGTTTGGGCTGTGGCATTCCCCCACCTATTTTGAGGTGAATCCAAACGAGCGGCTTCGAGACAAAGTGCTTGAGGATGTTCTGATTGGGCGACTTATGGCAAAAGAAGGTCGACGGGTAGAGATTGTCGACTTGAGCCAAACCCTGCAAGTGGAGATGTATGAGACCTATCGCGAGGCGCTGGATGGGATGTCCAAGAACACTTATCAGATCACAGGCTCAACTGTAGGAACTGTGTGGCTAGCGTTCTGTTTTCTAGCCGTCGGCTGGGGCTGGCTGTTCACACCCTTGCCTTGGCTTTACTTTTTGATTGGGATGCTGGTGGCATCCAAGTTCATTACGGACAGCATTGTGCGCGGTCCATGGTGGCTCTTTCCATTCATTCCGATCACATGCACTCTGGCGGCCTACACTTGCCTACGGTCACTCATGTGGCACAAGAAAGGGGTGACGACCTGGAAGGGGTGA
- a CDS encoding stage II sporulation protein M translates to MNEIQFVHKREPDWQRLHMLTAKADVSPKQLTPDEIKEFVRLYKRVSADLALARTKSTNLELIEFLNDLCGRAYGTIYRPRSRGIRKSLGDGLATIAITFRKHFRFIFASFLIFVASGFFSYGSMQFKPETRPYFISPGDEANFDAWKTGKFDERSFEDSAGMSGFYASNNPRVSLIAGSSAAVTFGVASVYILYMTGAQFGALAHELTGVGHVGHLFISVSPHGVTELSGIFVAGGTGLLMGWTLLFPGRRRRGEALLAAGKDAIVLLATGVLMMYIAAPIEGFFSFNPRVPDTAKIAFASASAVCWFLFWYGFGRDREEAEQESAEALSAYY, encoded by the coding sequence ATGAACGAGATTCAATTCGTCCACAAACGGGAGCCCGACTGGCAGCGGCTGCATATGCTCACTGCGAAGGCGGACGTCAGCCCCAAGCAACTCACACCTGACGAGATCAAAGAGTTCGTCAGGCTGTATAAACGTGTATCAGCGGACCTTGCGCTTGCACGGACGAAGTCCACGAACTTGGAGCTTATTGAATTCCTGAACGATCTGTGTGGTCGCGCTTACGGCACCATCTACAGGCCTCGAAGTCGTGGCATCCGCAAATCGCTCGGCGATGGTTTAGCGACGATTGCGATTACCTTTCGCAAACACTTTCGATTCATCTTTGCGAGCTTTTTGATCTTTGTAGCTTCGGGCTTTTTTAGCTATGGCAGCATGCAATTCAAGCCCGAGACTCGCCCCTACTTCATCTCTCCCGGTGATGAGGCCAACTTTGACGCTTGGAAGACCGGCAAGTTTGACGAGCGGAGTTTTGAGGACAGCGCAGGGATGTCTGGCTTTTACGCCTCGAACAATCCACGGGTGTCGTTGATCGCGGGGTCTTCCGCAGCGGTCACTTTTGGTGTGGCGTCTGTGTACATCTTGTACATGACCGGAGCCCAGTTCGGGGCTTTGGCTCATGAGCTTACGGGGGTTGGGCATGTGGGCCACCTATTTATCAGCGTGAGCCCGCACGGAGTGACCGAACTTAGCGGCATTTTTGTGGCAGGTGGAACAGGCCTCCTGATGGGCTGGACGTTATTGTTTCCCGGCCGTCGTCGGCGTGGTGAGGCGTTGCTGGCGGCGGGTAAGGACGCCATCGTGCTCCTGGCAACCGGCGTGCTGATGATGTACATTGCCGCGCCTATAGAGGGGTTCTTCAGCTTCAATCCACGTGTTCCCGATACGGCAAAAATCGCTTTCGCCTCTGCCTCGGCGGTTTGTTGGTTTCTGTTCTGGTACGGGTTCGGTAGAGACCGTGAAGAGGCAGAACAAGAGTCGGCGGAGGCTTTGTCGGCTTATTATTGA